The genomic interval ACGATAGCCCGGTGGAGGGGTGGGGGAGAATACGACCGTGCGTGTCGGACGGGTTCTGAGCAAGATTGTCACTGGAAGCAGCGACGGAGGGCGAGCACTGTGAGCCGGATTGTGATCATCGGCGGAGGCCCGGCCGGCTACGAGGCGGCGCTGGTCGCCGCCCAGTTGGACGCCGACGTGACGGTGGTCGAGAGCGACGGCGCGGGCGGGGCGTGCGTGCTGCACGACTGCGTGCCGTCGAAGACCTTCATCGCCAGTTCCGAGGTGGTGACCGGATATCGGGACACAGAGGAGTTCGGGGTCCACTCGGACGGGCTGGACGCGATCACCGTCGACGCCCCGACCGTGCACGGCCGGGTCAAGCGGCTCGCGCTCGCCCAGTCCGCCGACATCCAGGCAAAGCTGATCAAGGCAGGTGTGACCTTCGTCTCCGGTCGGGCCCGGCTCGGCGAAGACACGCTCGGTCACACCCACCGGGTGCTGGTCACCCCGTCGGACGGTGACTCCACGTACTCGATGGACGCCTCGACCGTGCTGATCGCCACCGGCGCCAACCCGAGGGTGCTGCCCAGCGCGGTACCCGACGGCGAGCGGATCCTGACCTGGCGCCAGGTGTACGACCTGCCCGAGCTGCCGGAACGGCTGATCGTGATCGGTTCCGGCGTCACCGGCGCCGAGTTCGCCAGCGCCTACCTGGCGATGGGGGTGCAGGTGACGCTGGTCTCCAGCCGTGACCGGGTGATGCCGCACGAGGACCCCGACGCCGCGATGGCGATCGAGCAGGTCTTCCGGTCCCGGGGCATGGAGATCCTGAACAACAGCCGGGCGAACGCGGTCCGCCGCTCCGCCGACGGGGTCGAGGTGGAACTCGCCGACGGCCGGCTGGTGCACGGCTCGCACGCGCTGATGGCGGTCGGCTCGGTCCCGAACACCGCCGACCTCGGCCTGACCGAGTACGGCGTGACGGTGGCGCCGGGCGGCTACGTCAGCACCGACCGGGTCTCCCGGACCAACGTCCCCGGCATCTACGCCGCCGGTGACTGCACCGGCGTGCTGCCGCTGGCCAGCGTCGCCGCCATGCAGGGCCGGATCGCCATGTGGCACGCGCTCGGCGAGGCGGTCTCGCCGCTGCGGCTGCGTACCGTCGCCGCCAACGTCTTCACCGACCCCGAGCTGGCCACCGTCGGGGTGTCGCAGAACGAGGTGGACTCGGGGCGGGTCCCGGCCCGCCAGGTGATGCTGCCGCTGGCCGGTAACGCCCGGGCCAAGATGGCCGACGTGCGGGACGGCTTCGTCAAGCTCTTCTGCCGGCCGGCCAGCGGGCAGGTGGTCGGCGGGGTGGTGGTGGCGCCGAACGCCAGCGAGCTGATCCTGCCGATCACGATGGCGGTGGAGAACAACCTCACCGTCGACCAGTTGGCGATGACCTTCACCATCTATCCGTCGCTCTCCGGCTCGATCACCGAGGCGGCCCGGCAGTTGATGCTGCACGGCCTGGAGTAGCGGTCCGGGGAGTCTGCGGTGCCGGCCTCGGGCGGTGGTACGGATAGCTTTCGGGGCGGTGCCGACGCGGCTGTCGGCGTACCGTTGTCGGCGCGCGAGCCGTGTCCCGTCGGGTCCCCCGTTCCCGGTGGTCGAAGCGGTTCGCCACCGGGCCGCCGGCGGGTCCCGCGCCGGCGGCCCTCCCAACGGGCCCATCGCCTCCCCGGGGCAACCGCGCCGGCCGGCGACCCACAGCGGCGGCGGAAAATGCGCTGCGGCGGTGCGACCGGCGGGAGTACCGTGGCCGCCATGCGCAGCGTGATGAGCGAGACGACGACGCCGGGACACCCCGGCGTGCCGCGCTGACGCAGACCACACTCGTCGACTGGCCCCGGGGCGATCCGCTCCGGGGCCTCGTCGTGCTTCCCAGATCGGCGCCGGTCCCGGCGGAGTCGCCGCCGGGTCCGTACCGATCCGGGAGACAGAGATGCACGACCACCGCAGGCTCGGCCGCGAGCTGGAGCTTTTCCACGCCGATCCGCTTTCCGGGGCCGGGCTGCCGGTCTGGCTGCCGGCCGGTGCCGCCGCCCGGCACAGCGTCGAGGAGTACGTCCGGGAGCTGGAGCGCCGCGCCGGCTACCAGCACGTCTACTCACCCCCGCTGGGCAAGCGCGAACTCTTCGCACTCTCCGGGCACCTCGGCTACTTCGCCGACGACATGTTCCCGGTGCTGCGGCTCTCCGCCGACGACGAGTTCGTCCTCCGGCCGGCGCTCTGCCCGCACCACGCCCTGATCTACCGGGCCCGGGGCCGCTCCTACCGGGAACTGCCGCTGCGCATCGCCGAGCTGGGCGGGATGTACCGGCCGGAGCGGTCCGGGGTGCTCGGCGGGCTCAGCCGGGTACGGGCGATCTCGCTCAACGACGCGCACAACTTCTGCCCGCCGGAGCAGGTCGGCGCCGAGGTCGCCGAGGTGCTGGAGCTGATCCGGGTGGCGCACGCCGCGCTCGGGGTACGCCCGGCGGGGTTCCGGCTGTCGCTGCGCGGGCCGGCCGAGAAGTACGTCGGCGACGACGAGCAGTGGCGGCGCGCCGAGGAGCTGCTCCGGGCGGCGCTGGGCGGCCTGCCGTACGTCGAGGCACCGGGGGAGGCGGCGTTCTACGGACCGAAGATCGACATCCAGGTCCGGGACGCGGCGGGTCGGGAGTCGACCCTCGCCACCATCCAGCTCGACTTCGACAAGCCGGCCCGGTTCGACCTCTCCTACACCGACCGTCGGGGGCGGCGGGCCCGGCCGGTGATGGTGCACCGGAGCCTGGTCGGCAGCATGGAGCGGCTCTTCGCGTACCTGATCGAGGTGCACGCCGGAGCCTTCCCGGCCTGGTACGCCCCGGTCCAGGTGCACGTCCTCCCGGTCGGGCCGGAGCAGGTGGCGGCGGCGGAGGCGTTCCGCCGGGACTGCGTACTCGCCGGGCTGCGGGCCGAGCTGGCCGTCGACGGATCACTCGGTGCCCGGATCCGGGAGGCGGCCCGGCGCCGGGTGCCGTACGCGGCGGTGCTCGGCGCCCGGGAGGTGGCGGCCGGGCAGGTGGCGCTGCGGCTGCGGGACGGGCGGTCGGTGGAGCCGATGTCGGCGCCGGACGCGCTGCGGTTGGTCGGCGGGATCGTGGCCGACCGCTCGGCGGACCTGCTGCCCTGAACCACGCCCCTGTCGGCTCGGCCCCGGTCGGATCGCGGCTTCCGGTCGGGGCCGGGATCAGCCGGGGAGCAGGAGCACCAGCAGGGCGGCGCCGACGAAGAGCACCTGTTCCGCGGTACGGATGCCGAGCGGGGTGGCCGGTCGACCGGCCAGGGTCAGCCCGTGCCGGGCGGCGTGGACGTTGGCCGGGAACATCGCGACCATCAGCAGCGCCAACCCGGCAGCGGTCCAGCGGGCGCTGGCCGGGACGAGCAGTCCGACCGCTCCGGCCAGCTCCAGTACGCCGGTCGCGGTGACCAGCAGGGCGGCTCGGGGCAGTGCCGGCGGCACCATCGCGATCAGATCGCGGCGGTGGCTCGGCGCGAAGTGCGCGTAGCCGGTGAGCAGGAACATCAGGGCGAGCCCGATCCGGAGGGCGGGCTGCCAGCCGTCGAGCGCGTCGACGCCGAGGAGCCCGGCGAGTCGGGCGCCGAGCGAGCCGGCGAGAAGGGCGATCAGCGGCGCCATGACGGTGTCCATTCCGGTCGAGGGGAACTTGTCAGCATCAAGATTGGCTCGTGCGGAGGCATCTTGTCAACAGCAAGATATGCTGCCGGGTATGACCGAGGAGGATGCCGCCGGGCGGCCGTACCATCACGGGAACCTGCGGCGGGCGTTGCTCGCCGCCGCCGCGACCGCGATCGAGGAGTCCGGGCCGGCCGCGCTCAGCCTGCGCGACCTGGCCCGCCGGGCCGGCGTCTCGCACGCCGCCCCGGCGCACCACTTCGGCGACAAGGCCGGGCTGCTCACCGCCTTCGCCACCGAGGGCTACCAGATGCTCGCCGACACGCTGGCCCGGGTCCGCCGGGAGACCGACGGCAGCCTGCTCGAACTCGGCGTCGGCTACGTCATGTTCGCGGTGCGCCACCGGGCACACTTCGAGGTGATGTTTCGGCCGGAACTCTTCCACCGCGACGACGCCGGACTCGCCGCCGCCCAACAACGGGCCCGGGCGGCACTCCGGGCCGGGGTGGCCGGGCTACCGGCGGCGCCGGCCGGCGAGGAGGCGGCACAGACCGAACTGGCCGCCTGGTCGATCGTGCACGGCTTCGCCACCCTCTGGCTGGGCGGGGTGCTCCGGCCCGACCAGGTCGGCGACGACCCGGAGACCGCCGCCAGGCTGGTGATCAGCCGACTCTTCGCCAAGTCCGGCTGAGCCGCCGCACCGCCACCTCACCAGTTGGTGGGCAGCGGCATCCCCTCGGTGTAACCGGCGGCGCTCTGCACCCCGACCACGGCGTTGGCGTGGAACTCGGCGAGATCGGCCGCCCCGGCGTATGTGCACGCGCTGCGTACCCCGGCGACGATCTCGTCGATCAGGTCCTCGACGCCCGGCCGGTTCGGGTCGAGATACATCCGCGCACTGGAGATGCCCTCCTCGAAGACTCCCTTCCGGGCCTGGTCGTACGGGCTGTCCTCGGCCGTACGCGCGCTGACCGCCCGTGCCGACGCCATCCCGAAGCTCTCCTTGTAACGCCGGCCGTCGGCATCCGTGTAGAGGTCACCGGGCGACTCGTAGGTGCCGGCGAACCAGGTGCCGATCATCACGTTCGACGCCCCGGCGGCCAGGGCCAGGGCGACGTCGCGCGGGTGGCGTACCCCGCCGTCCGCCCAGACGTGCCGGCCCAGCTCGCGGGCGGCGGCGGCACAGTCGAGTACCGCCGAGAACTGCGGCCGGCCCACCCCGGTCATCATCCGGGTGGTGCACATCGCCCCCGGCCCCACGCCGACCTTGACGATGTCCGCACCCGCCTCGACCAGGTCCCGTACCCCCTCCGCGGTCACCACGTTGCCGGCGGCCACCGGGACCGGCGGGTCGAGGCTGCGTACCGCGCGCAGTGCCCGGAGCATCCGCTCCTGGTGGCCGTGCGCGGTATCCACCACCAGGGTGTCCACCCCGGCCTCGAAGAGCGCGGCGGCCCTGCCGGCGACGTCGCCGTTGATGCCGATCGCGGCGGCGATGCGCAACCGGCCCTTGCCGTCCAGCGCCGGCCGGTACAGCGTGGCTCGGAGCGCGCCCCGGCGGGTCAGCACTCCGACCAGCCGGCCCTCGACGTCGACCACCGGGGCGAGTCGTCGCCGGCCCCGGGACAGCCGGTCGAAGCCGGTCCGGGGATCGGCCTCGGCGGGCACGGTGTGCAGTTCGGTGGACATCACATGCCGCAACTGCGCGAACCGGTCCACCCCGACCGTGTCGGCCTCGGTCACCACGCCGACCGGCCGGCCGTCCGGGTCGACCACGATCACCGCGCCGTGCGACCGCTTCGGCAGCAGGTGGATGGCGTCTCCGACGGTGTCGGTCGGGCCGAGCGTGATCGCGGTGTCGTGCACCAGGTGCCGCCGCTTGACCCAGCCGATGACCTCGGCGACCACCTCGATCGGGATGTCCTGCGGCAGTACCGTCAGGGCTCCGCGCCGGGCCGCCGTCTCGGCCATCCGCCGGCCGGCCACCGCCGTCATGTTGGAGACCACGATCGGGATCGTGGTGCCGGTCCCGTCGCTGCTGGACAGGTCGACGTCGAGCCGGGACTCCACGGCCGACCGGACCGGAGCCAGGAAGACGTCGTTGTAGGTCAGGTCCTGGGTGGGCTTCCCGCCGGTGATGAACCGCACCTGGCCATCATGCCGGAGGACGATCCACCCGGCCCGACAGTCCCGCCGGTCCCGTGACCGGCCTCTCTGCTCGCTGACGTGGCACCGGTGGTCGCTCGGCCGGACCCGGGCCGTCCGCCGGCCGGACCCGGGGCCGTCCGCGTAGCGCCGGGCCGGGCGCCGGGCGGGTCAGCGGATGAGGCAGAGCCCGGGCCGTCCGCGTACCGCCGGGCCGGGCGCCGGGCGGGTCAGCGGATGAGGCAGATGGCGGCGCCCGCGGTGACGACAGCGCCGACCTCGGCGGCCAGTTCGCTCACCACGCCGGCCTTGTGCGCGTGCAGCGGCTGCTCCATCTTCATCGCCTCCATGACGACGATCAGGTCCCCCTCGGCGACAGTGTCACCGTCGGCAACCGCGATCTTGACGATGGTGCCCTGCATCGGGGAGGTCAGCGCGTCTCCACCGGCGGTGACCCCGCCCGCCGTACCGGAGCGACCGGCGCGCCGGGCCGGCCGCCGGGCACCGGCACCGGAGGTACCGGACGCGGCCGGGGCGGCGTCCGTGGCCGTACCCGTGGCATAGCCGGCGGGGAGGCTGACCTCCAGCCGCTTGCCGGCCACCTCGACCACGACGGTCTCCCGGGCGCCGGCCGGCTCGACTGCCGGCGCGGCCCCGGTGAACGCCGGCACCGTGTTGTCGAACTCGGTCTCGATCCACCTGGTGTGCACGGCGAACGGCGCGGAGGTGAACGCCGGGTCCCGGACGACGAGCCGGTGGAACGGCAGCGCGGTGGCCATCCCGTCCACCACCATCTCGTCGAGGGCCCGGCGGGCCCGCTCCAGCGCCTCGGTACGGGTCTCCCCGGTGACGATCACCTTGGCGAGCAGCGAGTCGAAGTTTCCGCCGATCACGTCACCGGCGGTGATGCCGGTGTCCACCCGTACGCCGGGTCCGGTGGGCAGCCGCAGCGCGGTCACCGTGCCGGGTGCCGGCAGGAAGTTCCGGCCCGGGTCCTCGCCGTTGATCCGGAACTCGATCGAGTGGCCGCGCGGCACCGGATCGGCGTCGAGCCGCAGCTTCTCGCCGGACGCGATCCGGAACTGCTCGCGGACCAGGTCGATGCCGGCGGTCTCCTCGGTCACCGGATGCTCGACCTGGAGCCGCGTGTTCACCTCCAGGAAGGAGATGGTGCCGTCCGCGCCGACCAGGTATTCCACGGTGCCGGCGCCGTGGTAGTCGGCCTCCCGGCAGATCGCCTTCGCGCTGGCGTGGATCTGCGCCCGCTGCTCGTCGGTGAGGAACGGCGCGGGCGCCTCCTCGACGAGCTTCTGGTGCCGGCGTTGCAGCGAGCAGTCCCGGGTACCGACCACCACGACGTTGCCGTGCTGGTCGGCGAGGACCTGCGCCTCGACGTGCCGGGGACGGTCCAGGTAACGCTCGACGAAGCACTCGCCCCGGCCGAACGCGGCCAGCGCCTCCCGGGTCGCCGACTCGAAGAGCGCCGGAATCTCCTCCGTCGTCCGGGCCACCTTGAGACCCCGGCCGCCGCCGCCGAACGCAGCCTTGATCGCCACCGGCAGGCCGTGCTCGGCCGCGAAGGCCAGCACCTCCTCCGGCCCGCTCACCGGCTCGGCCGTACCGGGCACCAGCGGAGCGCCGGCCCGCTGCGCGATGTGCCGGGCGGTGACCTTGTCACCGAGGTCGCGGATCGCCTGCGGCGTCGGCCCGATCCAGGTCAGGCCGGCGTCGATCACCGCCGCCGCGAAGTCGGCATTCTCGGAGAGAAACCCGTAACCCGGGTGTACGGCGTCAGCGCCGGACCGGGCGGCGACGTCGAGCAGTTTGTCGATCCGCAGGTACGTCTCGGTCGCGGTCTCGCCACCCAGCGCGTACGCCTCGTCGGCGAGGGTGACGTGCAGCGCGTCCCGGTCGGAGTCGGCGTAGACGGCGACGCTGGCCAGTCCGGCGTCCCGGCAGGCGCGGACGACCCGGACCGCGATCTCGCCCCGGTTGGCGATCAGTACCTTGCGCACGCGGCTGCTCCTCCTCGAATCGCTCCCACCGTCACCGGCTCGCCGGGGGTGGCTGCCAGGGACGTTGCCAGGAACATTGTCACGATCCCGGTCCCCCCACCGCCCGGTGGGGCGGTGCGGCTCCGCCGGCCCGACCCGTCCCTGTGCCGCTCCGGTGCCGCCCTGGCCCGTCCCTGTGCCGTCCCTGACCCGTCCCTGGCCCGTTCCTGTGCCGCCCTGTGCCGCCCTGTGCCGCCCTGTGCCGCGCTGTGCCGCGCTGTGCCGCCGTGGCCCGCCCCGGTCGCGCCCTCCGGGCTCGCGGCGGTCGGCGGTGGCTCGGTCAGCGACCCTGGCGGTACCCGCTCGGGCGGCAGCGGCCGGCACGCCAGCCGACGGCGTTGGTAGCTAGTCAATTTTGGCTATTACGCTTCTGGTGTGTCAGCTACCCGAATGATGATTCTCGGCCTGGTCCGGTGGATGCAACCGGTGCACGGCTATGACGTACGTCGCGAACTGCTGCGGTGGAGTGCGGACAAGTGGGCGAACGTCCAGCCCGGCTCGATCTACCACGCGCTGCGCAAGCTGACCGAGGAGGGACTGTTACGGGAGGTGGCCACCGAGCAGGTCGGCGCCCGTCCGGCCCGGGTCACCTACGGCATCACGCCGAAGGGCGAGGACGAGTTCCAGGGCCTGCTCAGGGGCAACTGGTGGAACCTCGGCGAGGTCGTCGACCCGTTCTTCGCGGCCTTCTCCTTCCTGCCCGCGCTGCCCCGGGAAGAGGCGTCCGCGGCGCTGCGTAACCGCGCCCGGCTGCTGCGCGCGGTCAACGACAGCCTGCGCGCGGCGATGGAGTCCGGCTGGATGAAGGAGGACAAGCCGGTCCACGTCGCCTGGATGTGGCAGTTGTCCATCGCCCGTGCGGAGGGGGAGATCAGTTGGTGTGAGCGGATCGCCGACCTGATCGACGCCGGGGTGCCGTACCTGCCGGAGGACTACGCGGAGAACATCGACTGGGCGCAGTACGCCCCGATGGCCAGCGAGGCGTCCTGGACCGGCGAGCGTAGGCCGTCGTCGGAGCCCCCATCGGAGCCGTTGTCGGAGGCATCGTCCGAGCCACCGTCCGGGCCGTCGTCGGCGGGGTCGTCGGCCGCGCCGGTCCGGCCGTCCGGGGACGGCGAGGGCCGGACCTCTGACACGTAATAATCAACGTTGACTAGATGCGCTATATCGCGTTAGCCTCCCGGAAGCGTTGCGGTGGGCGCCTTCTGGCGTGCCCCGGGGGATGGGGCCGGTGGGGATGCCGGTCCGGCTGACCAGGAGCAGGCATGATCGAGACGAAGGGGTTGCGGAAGTCGTTCCGCTCCCGACAGGGCAGAGAGAAGAAGTCGGTCGACGCGGTCCGCGGTGTCGACCTCGTGGTGGCCGAGGGGGAGATCTTCGGCTTTCTCGGCCCGAACGGCGCGGGCAAGACCACCACGCTGCGAATGCTCGCCACGCTGATCGAGCCGGACGGTGGTGAGGCCAACATCGCCGGTGTCGACCTGCGGACCAACCCCGGTGAGGTGCGGCGACGGATCGGCTACGTGGCCCAGGGCGGCAGCACCTGGGACGAGTCGACCGCCCGCGAGGAGCTGGTACTGCACGCCCGGATGTACGGGCTGAGCAAGGCCGAGGCGCAGCGACGCGCGGTACGCGCCCTGGAGGCGTTCCAGCTCACCGAGTACGCCGACCGCAAGTGCAAGACGTACTCCGGAGGCCAGCGTCGCCGGGTCGACATCGCGCTCGGCATCATCCACGAGCCGAAGATCGTCTTCCTGGACGAGCCGACGACCGGCCTCGATCCGCAGAGCCGGGCCCACATGTGGGACGAGATCCGTCGGCTGCGCGCCGAGGGCATGACCGTCTTCATCACCACGCACTACCTGGACGAGGCGGACGCGCTCTGCGACCGGATCGCCATCATGGATCATGGCGAGGTGGTCGCCGAGGGGACACCGGCGGAGCTGAAGCGGGAGATCTCCGGCGACGTGGTGCTGGTCGCCATCGAAGGCTCGGCCCAGGACGCCGGCAAGGTGCTGGAGACCGAGTCGTACGTCACCAGCCTGGAGACCTCCGACGACGGCACGCTCCGGCTCTACGTCAACGACGGGGCCCGGGACATGCCCCAGATCCTCCGCACGCTCGACGCCGCCGGGATCGCGCTCAGCTCGATCGAGCTGCACCGGCCCAGCCTCGACGACGTGTTCCTCACCAAGACCGGCCGCTCGCTGCGCGAGTCCTGACCGCTCGCCGCGCGAGTCCCGCGCCTACGCCGCGCACCGCCGAACAGGAGACATTGATGAAATTCGCCCGCGACACGTGGTTGATCTTCCAGCGGCAGTTCCTGCTGCTGGTCCGCCAGCCCGTCTGGCTCTTCGTCGGCATCTTCCAGCCGGTGATGTACCTGCTGCTCTTCGCCCCGTTACTCAAGCCCGCGTTGCAGGCGTCGAGCAACGCGGAGGCGTACCGGATCTTCGTGCCCGGCCTGCTGGTGCTGCTCGCCATCTTCGGCGGGCTGTTCCAGGGCTTCGGTCTGATCGCCGAACTTCGGGCCGGGGTGATCGAACGGTCCCGGGTCACCCCGGTCAGCCGGCTCGCCCTGCTGCTCGGCCGGTCACTGCGGGACGTGGTGTCGCTGATCGCCCAGGCGATCATCATCACCCTGCTGGCGCTGGCGTTCGGACTCTCGGTCTTCATCGGGGACCTGCTGCTCGCGTACCTGCTGCTGGCCCTGATCGCGCTGATGACGTCGGCGCTGTCGTACGGGATCGCGCTGGTGGTGAAGAGCGAGGACGCGTTGGCGCCGCTGATGAACACGATTGCCCAGCCGGTCCTGCTGCTCTCCGGGATCCTGCTGCCGTTGACCTTCGCGCCCGGCTGGTTGCAGGGGATCGCCGACTGGAACCCGTTCTCCTGGGCGGTCGACGGCGCCCGGGCGCTCTTCGCCGGTGATCTCGGCAACGACGCCGTCTGGCAGGGACTGTCGGTGATGGCGGTGATCACGACGCTCGCCGTGGTCTGGGCCGCCCGCGAGTTCGCCCGCAGCGTCCGCTAGGTGTAGGGACCAGCAGCGTTGTTGACGCGGCTGATGGGTGGTTGGCCTCCGAGTGCGGTGTGTCCGCGATGGTGGTTGTAGGTGTGGATCCAGGTGGGTAGGGCGTCTGCGCGGTGTTGGTTGCT from Plantactinospora sp. BC1 carries:
- a CDS encoding NAD(P)H-quinone dehydrogenase, encoding MSRIVIIGGGPAGYEAALVAAQLDADVTVVESDGAGGACVLHDCVPSKTFIASSEVVTGYRDTEEFGVHSDGLDAITVDAPTVHGRVKRLALAQSADIQAKLIKAGVTFVSGRARLGEDTLGHTHRVLVTPSDGDSTYSMDASTVLIATGANPRVLPSAVPDGERILTWRQVYDLPELPERLIVIGSGVTGAEFASAYLAMGVQVTLVSSRDRVMPHEDPDAAMAIEQVFRSRGMEILNNSRANAVRRSADGVEVELADGRLVHGSHALMAVGSVPNTADLGLTEYGVTVAPGGYVSTDRVSRTNVPGIYAAGDCTGVLPLASVAAMQGRIAMWHALGEAVSPLRLRTVAANVFTDPELATVGVSQNEVDSGRVPARQVMLPLAGNARAKMADVRDGFVKLFCRPASGQVVGGVVVAPNASELILPITMAVENNLTVDQLAMTFTIYPSLSGSITEAARQLMLHGLE
- the thrS gene encoding threonine--tRNA ligase, with the translated sequence MRETEMHDHRRLGRELELFHADPLSGAGLPVWLPAGAAARHSVEEYVRELERRAGYQHVYSPPLGKRELFALSGHLGYFADDMFPVLRLSADDEFVLRPALCPHHALIYRARGRSYRELPLRIAELGGMYRPERSGVLGGLSRVRAISLNDAHNFCPPEQVGAEVAEVLELIRVAHAALGVRPAGFRLSLRGPAEKYVGDDEQWRRAEELLRAALGGLPYVEAPGEAAFYGPKIDIQVRDAAGRESTLATIQLDFDKPARFDLSYTDRRGRRARPVMVHRSLVGSMERLFAYLIEVHAGAFPAWYAPVQVHVLPVGPEQVAAAEAFRRDCVLAGLRAELAVDGSLGARIREAARRRVPYAAVLGAREVAAGQVALRLRDGRSVEPMSAPDALRLVGGIVADRSADLLP
- a CDS encoding DoxX family membrane protein; translation: MAPLIALLAGSLGARLAGLLGVDALDGWQPALRIGLALMFLLTGYAHFAPSHRRDLIAMVPPALPRAALLVTATGVLELAGAVGLLVPASARWTAAGLALLMVAMFPANVHAARHGLTLAGRPATPLGIRTAEQVLFVGAALLVLLLPG
- a CDS encoding TetR/AcrR family transcriptional regulator; the protein is MTEEDAAGRPYHHGNLRRALLAAAATAIEESGPAALSLRDLARRAGVSHAAPAHHFGDKAGLLTAFATEGYQMLADTLARVRRETDGSLLELGVGYVMFAVRHRAHFEVMFRPELFHRDDAGLAAAQQRARAALRAGVAGLPAAPAGEEAAQTELAAWSIVHGFATLWLGGVLRPDQVGDDPETAARLVISRLFAKSG
- a CDS encoding GuaB1 family IMP dehydrogenase-related protein; the encoded protein is MRFITGGKPTQDLTYNDVFLAPVRSAVESRLDVDLSSSDGTGTTIPIVVSNMTAVAGRRMAETAARRGALTVLPQDIPIEVVAEVIGWVKRRHLVHDTAITLGPTDTVGDAIHLLPKRSHGAVIVVDPDGRPVGVVTEADTVGVDRFAQLRHVMSTELHTVPAEADPRTGFDRLSRGRRRLAPVVDVEGRLVGVLTRRGALRATLYRPALDGKGRLRIAAAIGINGDVAGRAAALFEAGVDTLVVDTAHGHQERMLRALRAVRSLDPPVPVAAGNVVTAEGVRDLVEAGADIVKVGVGPGAMCTTRMMTGVGRPQFSAVLDCAAAARELGRHVWADGGVRHPRDVALALAAGASNVMIGTWFAGTYESPGDLYTDADGRRYKESFGMASARAVSARTAEDSPYDQARKGVFEEGISSARMYLDPNRPGVEDLIDEIVAGVRSACTYAGAADLAEFHANAVVGVQSAAGYTEGMPLPTNW
- a CDS encoding biotin carboxylase N-terminal domain-containing protein, which produces MRKVLIANRGEIAVRVVRACRDAGLASVAVYADSDRDALHVTLADEAYALGGETATETYLRIDKLLDVAARSGADAVHPGYGFLSENADFAAAVIDAGLTWIGPTPQAIRDLGDKVTARHIAQRAGAPLVPGTAEPVSGPEEVLAFAAEHGLPVAIKAAFGGGGRGLKVARTTEEIPALFESATREALAAFGRGECFVERYLDRPRHVEAQVLADQHGNVVVVGTRDCSLQRRHQKLVEEAPAPFLTDEQRAQIHASAKAICREADYHGAGTVEYLVGADGTISFLEVNTRLQVEHPVTEETAGIDLVREQFRIASGEKLRLDADPVPRGHSIEFRINGEDPGRNFLPAPGTVTALRLPTGPGVRVDTGITAGDVIGGNFDSLLAKVIVTGETRTEALERARRALDEMVVDGMATALPFHRLVVRDPAFTSAPFAVHTRWIETEFDNTVPAFTGAAPAVEPAGARETVVVEVAGKRLEVSLPAGYATGTATDAAPAASGTSGAGARRPARRAGRSGTAGGVTAGGDALTSPMQGTIVKIAVADGDTVAEGDLIVVMEAMKMEQPLHAHKAGVVSELAAEVGAVVTAGAAICLIR
- a CDS encoding PadR family transcriptional regulator — encoded protein: MSATRMMILGLVRWMQPVHGYDVRRELLRWSADKWANVQPGSIYHALRKLTEEGLLREVATEQVGARPARVTYGITPKGEDEFQGLLRGNWWNLGEVVDPFFAAFSFLPALPREEASAALRNRARLLRAVNDSLRAAMESGWMKEDKPVHVAWMWQLSIARAEGEISWCERIADLIDAGVPYLPEDYAENIDWAQYAPMASEASWTGERRPSSEPPSEPLSEASSEPPSGPSSAGSSAAPVRPSGDGEGRTSDT
- a CDS encoding ATP-binding cassette domain-containing protein: MIETKGLRKSFRSRQGREKKSVDAVRGVDLVVAEGEIFGFLGPNGAGKTTTLRMLATLIEPDGGEANIAGVDLRTNPGEVRRRIGYVAQGGSTWDESTAREELVLHARMYGLSKAEAQRRAVRALEAFQLTEYADRKCKTYSGGQRRRVDIALGIIHEPKIVFLDEPTTGLDPQSRAHMWDEIRRLRAEGMTVFITTHYLDEADALCDRIAIMDHGEVVAEGTPAELKREISGDVVLVAIEGSAQDAGKVLETESYVTSLETSDDGTLRLYVNDGARDMPQILRTLDAAGIALSSIELHRPSLDDVFLTKTGRSLRES
- a CDS encoding ABC transporter permease gives rise to the protein MKFARDTWLIFQRQFLLLVRQPVWLFVGIFQPVMYLLLFAPLLKPALQASSNAEAYRIFVPGLLVLLAIFGGLFQGFGLIAELRAGVIERSRVTPVSRLALLLGRSLRDVVSLIAQAIIITLLALAFGLSVFIGDLLLAYLLLALIALMTSALSYGIALVVKSEDALAPLMNTIAQPVLLLSGILLPLTFAPGWLQGIADWNPFSWAVDGARALFAGDLGNDAVWQGLSVMAVITTLAVVWAAREFARSVR